The Paenibacillus uliginis N3/975 genome has a window encoding:
- a CDS encoding UDP-glucose dehydrogenase family protein has product MKLSVIGTGYVGLVSGVCFSDLGNEVICVDKIEAKIEMLNQGEVPIYEPGLKQLIDKNKNQGRLHFTTDLTEAVQKSDAVFIAVGTPSLPNGQANLGYIEQAAKEIGESLNCFKIIVTKSTVPVGTNEKIREIISKHSQFPFEVASVPEFLREGTAVQDTLHPDRIIIGTSNEFARKQLIELHTPLTENIIVTDIRSAEMIKYASNAFLATKISFINEIANICEKVGADVTQVAFGMGHDKRIGSSFLKAGIGYGGSCFPKDTQALIQIAGQMDYDFKLLKSVVEVNRDQRFNVIRKLESILGDLTGKTIAVWGLAFKPETDDVRDAPAFEVISSLLEKGATVKAYDPIATENFMKNFSAEEVEYCWNARNAAENADALCILTEWKEFRDISPCLIQSWLKSPNLIDGRNIYDEEELAETQLIYYSVGRPNMNKGVKEMNPILLT; this is encoded by the coding sequence ATGAAATTATCTGTGATCGGTACGGGATATGTCGGATTGGTATCAGGTGTGTGCTTCTCAGACCTTGGTAATGAGGTAATATGCGTCGATAAGATAGAAGCCAAAATCGAAATGCTGAACCAGGGCGAGGTACCTATATATGAACCTGGTCTAAAACAACTTATAGATAAGAACAAAAACCAGGGCCGTCTTCATTTCACGACAGATTTAACAGAAGCTGTCCAAAAATCAGATGCTGTCTTCATTGCCGTAGGTACCCCCTCTCTTCCTAATGGGCAAGCAAATTTAGGTTATATTGAGCAAGCTGCAAAGGAAATCGGTGAGTCATTAAATTGTTTCAAAATTATTGTAACCAAAAGTACAGTACCTGTAGGAACAAATGAGAAGATACGGGAAATTATCTCTAAACACTCGCAGTTTCCATTCGAGGTTGCTTCTGTTCCGGAGTTTTTACGGGAGGGCACAGCTGTTCAAGATACTCTTCATCCAGACAGAATTATTATAGGAACTTCTAATGAATTTGCAAGAAAGCAGTTAATTGAGCTTCATACTCCATTAACAGAAAATATAATAGTGACTGATATTCGGAGTGCTGAGATGATCAAATATGCTTCCAATGCGTTTCTCGCTACGAAAATATCATTCATTAATGAAATTGCTAATATATGCGAAAAGGTGGGAGCTGATGTTACACAGGTCGCCTTTGGAATGGGGCATGATAAACGCATCGGTTCATCATTTTTAAAAGCTGGTATTGGTTATGGTGGTTCATGTTTTCCGAAAGACACACAAGCATTGATTCAAATCGCAGGACAGATGGACTACGATTTTAAACTCTTAAAATCGGTTGTAGAAGTGAATCGTGATCAACGATTCAATGTTATTAGAAAGCTAGAATCCATCTTGGGGGATCTAACGGGAAAGACCATTGCCGTTTGGGGACTTGCTTTTAAACCAGAAACAGATGACGTAAGAGATGCACCTGCTTTCGAAGTAATTTCTTCTCTGTTAGAGAAAGGGGCAACTGTAAAGGCATATGATCCGATTGCAACGGAGAACTTCATGAAAAATTTTAGCGCAGAAGAGGTAGAGTATTGCTGGAATGCACGTAATGCGGCCGAAAACGCAGATGCACTATGCATACTAACTGAATGGAAAGAATTTCGAGATATATCACCTTGCCTTATCCAGTCATGGTTAAAATCGCCCAATTTAATTGATGGTCGAAATATATATGATGAAGAAGAACTTGCAGAAACTCAACTGATCTACTATTCCGTAGGAAGACCGAATATGAATAAAGGCGTTAAAGAAATGAATCCCATTTTATTAACTTAA